The following coding sequences lie in one SAR86 cluster bacterium genomic window:
- a CDS encoding HAD-IB family hydrolase: MSLVIFDLDDTLLAGDSETAWANFMVKNGIVKEKGFVSQLEIFEKAYREGKLDINLYIKFLLNPIKGMSFLEVKSLSELFAKEIFNDFTDRLTNELISRHSEDQCIIVSGTLDFIVHEISNLIGIEESLSTSAELKNGIFTGEIKGLPNFGKEKVKSIKEWLNNNSKIDDIEVFAYSDSIYDLPLLEYADKPFAVSPDYGLRKIALEKGWEIIDR; the protein is encoded by the coding sequence ATGTCATTAGTTATCTTTGATCTTGATGATACATTACTTGCTGGAGATAGTGAGACAGCATGGGCTAATTTTATGGTAAAGAACGGAATTGTAAAAGAAAAGGGTTTTGTATCGCAACTAGAAATATTTGAAAAGGCCTACAGGGAAGGCAAGTTAGATATAAATCTATATATTAAATTTTTATTAAATCCAATCAAAGGGATGTCTTTTTTAGAGGTAAAATCTCTATCAGAATTATTTGCGAAAGAAATATTTAATGACTTTACTGACAGATTAACAAATGAATTAATTTCAAGACATTCTGAAGATCAGTGCATTATAGTTTCAGGTACTTTGGATTTTATAGTTCATGAGATCTCTAATTTAATAGGAATTGAGGAAAGTTTATCAACCTCAGCAGAATTAAAGAATGGTATCTTTACAGGAGAAATAAAAGGACTCCCCAATTTTGGAAAAGAAAAGGTTAAAAGTATTAAGGAATGGTTAAACAATAATTCAAAAATAGATGATATTGAGGTATTTGCTTATTCAGATTCTATTTATGATTTACCTCTCTTAGAATATGCAGATAAGCCTTTTGCTGTAAGTCCAGATTATGGCTTGAGAAAAATTGCACTAGAGAAAGGTTGGGAAATTATAGATAGATAA
- a CDS encoding RNA pyrophosphohydrolase gives MTALFSSTDEYRLNAAIIIINKDGKLLWCQRKREKGWQFPQGGIDKGETPEEAIIRETYEEVGLEPHDINIITCLDEWLYYDIPISKIGKYIPSNYKGQKQKWFLAELVSSESKINLKRHDHIEFDEWQWISYWFPVYAGVHFKQELYRKALTLLLPAYNKFIQGKKKK, from the coding sequence TTGACCGCACTCTTCAGTTCAACAGACGAATATAGATTAAATGCTGCTATTATTATAATAAATAAAGATGGAAAGCTTTTATGGTGCCAAAGAAAGAGAGAGAAAGGATGGCAATTCCCTCAGGGAGGAATAGATAAAGGCGAAACGCCAGAAGAGGCGATTATCAGAGAGACATATGAAGAAGTAGGACTAGAACCACATGATATTAATATAATTACCTGTTTGGATGAATGGCTATACTATGATATTCCAATCAGCAAAATAGGAAAATATATCCCTTCTAACTATAAAGGCCAAAAACAGAAATGGTTCCTAGCAGAATTGGTAAGCTCTGAATCCAAAATTAATTTAAAAAGACACGATCATATTGAATTTGATGAATGGCAATGGATCAGCTATTGGTTTCCAGTGTATGCAGGAGTTCATTTTAAACAGGAGCTTTACAGGAAAGCTTTAACTCTATTGCTTCCAGCATATAATAAGTTTATTCAGGGTAAAAAGAAAAAATAG
- a CDS encoding sulfite exporter TauE/SafE family protein — MLDNVISTVIEIILYLLLGSISGILAGLFGIGGGIVIIPALFYIFGYLEISSLIIAHLVLGTSLGVIVFSSISSSLAHSRNLNVQWDLIKIVVPGIIIGSALGGVTASYLESETLKNLVSLFLIATALQMMFQFPPPDASPNTNKVGPVVVGGFIGWLSGVFGIGGGIFSVPYFFHRGLGMKKSIGTSAVCGFPIAMAGSVSYMIVGFQDMELPEYTIGFVYLPAACVIGLVSMITAPIGANIAIGVNQKALRRTFSLLIIIMALNLLLR, encoded by the coding sequence ATGCTGGATAATGTAATTTCTACTGTGATTGAAATTATATTATATCTTTTACTGGGATCTATCTCAGGTATTTTAGCTGGACTCTTTGGTATTGGAGGTGGAATAGTTATTATTCCAGCTTTATTTTATATCTTTGGTTACTTGGAAATTTCCTCTTTAATCATTGCCCATCTAGTTCTAGGAACTTCGTTAGGTGTAATAGTTTTTAGTTCTATTTCTTCTAGTTTAGCTCATAGTAGAAACCTCAATGTCCAATGGGATCTAATAAAAATAGTAGTACCTGGAATAATTATTGGCTCTGCCTTAGGAGGTGTCACAGCAAGCTACTTAGAAAGTGAAACTTTAAAAAATCTAGTATCCCTATTCTTAATTGCAACAGCTCTTCAAATGATGTTTCAATTTCCACCTCCTGATGCATCTCCAAATACAAACAAGGTTGGTCCCGTAGTAGTCGGGGGTTTCATAGGCTGGTTGTCTGGAGTTTTCGGCATTGGTGGAGGAATATTCTCTGTTCCTTATTTCTTCCATAGAGGCCTTGGCATGAAAAAATCTATCGGAACCTCTGCTGTTTGCGGTTTTCCAATAGCCATGGCCGGCTCTGTTTCATATATGATTGTAGGATTTCAAGATATGGAACTTCCTGAATATACAATAGGATTTGTTTATTTGCCTGCGGCTTGTGTCATAGGTTTAGTAAGTATGATCACAGCTCCAATCGGAGCAAATATTGCTATAGGTGTTAATCAAAAAGCTTTGAGGAGAACTTTTTCTTTATTGATTATAATCATGGCACTTAACTTACTTCTTAGATGA
- a CDS encoding cation acetate symporter, whose amino-acid sequence MSVQALTYLFVGSSFILYISIALWTKAKSTSEFYVAGKGVNPIANGMATAADWMSAASFLSMAGLIAFVGYDGSVYLMGWTGGYVLLALLLAPYLRKFGKFTVPDFIGERYYSKTARLVAILCLIFVSFTYVAGQMRGVGIVFSRFLEVDIDLGVIIGMVIVFFYAVLGGMKGITYTQVAQYCVLIFAYLVPAIFISIMMTGNPVPQLGFGDQLINSSTYLLEKLDQVTVDLGFNGYTQGSKSTLDIFCITAALMMGTAGLPHVIVRFFTVPKVSDARKSAGYALIFIALLYTTAPAVSAFARMNLIDSLTDLKYSDAPDWFSNWENIGLISWKDKNNDGIINYESGNSLNGIKPIFTNEKGLYGERLVKNESDLTNNNEVYIDKDIIVLANPEIANLPGWVIALVAAGGLAAALSTAAGLLLVISSSISHDLLKQTFMPSITEKQELRYARIAAGFAIVIAGLFGIYPPGFVAQVVAFAFGLAASTFFPVLFLGIFSKRTNKEGAISGMIAGLIFTSSYIIYFKYINPAANDSTNWFLGISPEGIGFLGMMLNFLVAYSVSFATPKVPENIIKLINDIRKPE is encoded by the coding sequence ATGTCAGTTCAAGCCTTAACTTATCTATTTGTAGGCTCTAGTTTTATACTTTACATATCAATAGCCCTGTGGACCAAAGCAAAATCTACTTCTGAGTTTTATGTTGCCGGAAAGGGTGTTAATCCTATTGCTAATGGCATGGCAACTGCTGCTGATTGGATGTCTGCAGCTTCATTCTTGTCTATGGCAGGTTTGATAGCTTTCGTAGGGTATGACGGAAGTGTATACCTAATGGGCTGGACAGGAGGATACGTTTTACTAGCTCTTTTACTAGCGCCATATCTTAGGAAATTTGGAAAGTTTACGGTACCTGATTTTATAGGTGAACGTTATTATTCTAAAACAGCAAGACTCGTTGCAATTTTATGTCTTATTTTTGTATCTTTTACTTATGTGGCCGGTCAAATGAGAGGAGTGGGAATTGTTTTTTCTAGATTTCTTGAAGTAGATATTGATTTAGGAGTGATTATTGGAATGGTAATAGTCTTCTTTTACGCTGTCTTAGGTGGCATGAAAGGAATTACCTATACTCAAGTAGCACAATATTGTGTTTTAATTTTTGCTTACTTAGTACCTGCTATATTTATTTCAATCATGATGACTGGCAATCCAGTGCCTCAGTTAGGCTTTGGCGACCAATTAATAAATAGTTCCACCTATCTCTTAGAAAAATTAGATCAAGTGACAGTAGACTTAGGATTTAATGGCTATACACAAGGTAGCAAGAGTACATTGGATATTTTTTGTATAACTGCAGCTCTCATGATGGGCACTGCCGGATTGCCGCATGTGATTGTAAGATTTTTTACTGTTCCTAAAGTTAGTGATGCAAGAAAATCAGCAGGTTATGCCCTTATATTTATCGCCTTACTTTATACAACAGCGCCAGCTGTTTCTGCTTTTGCAAGAATGAATCTAATTGATTCTCTAACTGACCTTAAGTATTCAGATGCTCCTGATTGGTTTAGTAACTGGGAAAATATAGGTCTTATTTCCTGGAAAGATAAAAATAATGATGGAATCATTAACTACGAATCTGGAAACTCTTTAAATGGAATAAAACCTATCTTCACTAACGAAAAGGGTCTTTATGGAGAAAGGTTAGTAAAAAATGAATCTGATTTAACGAATAACAATGAGGTATATATAGATAAAGATATTATTGTATTAGCTAATCCGGAGATAGCTAACTTACCTGGTTGGGTGATAGCGTTAGTTGCAGCTGGAGGCTTAGCTGCAGCTTTATCTACTGCTGCTGGCCTTTTATTAGTTATTTCTTCTTCAATTTCTCATGATTTACTAAAACAAACTTTTATGCCCAGCATAACTGAAAAACAAGAGCTAAGATATGCTCGAATAGCTGCTGGCTTTGCAATTGTTATAGCTGGACTATTTGGTATCTACCCGCCAGGTTTTGTTGCTCAAGTAGTTGCTTTTGCCTTTGGTCTTGCAGCTTCAACTTTTTTTCCAGTCCTATTCTTAGGAATTTTTTCTAAAAGAACTAATAAAGAAGGTGCTATTTCTGGAATGATTGCAGGTTTAATTTTCACCTCAAGTTATATAATATATTTTAAATATATTAATCCTGCTGCTAATGATTCTACGAACTGGTTCTTGGGGATATCTCCAGAGGGAATAGGTTTTTTAGGTATGATGTTAAATTTCTTAGTAGCCTATTCCGTATCATTCGCTACCCCAAAAGTACCAGAAAATATTATAAAATTAATAAATGATATTAGAAAACCAGAATGA
- a CDS encoding NRDE family protein has translation MCLVVFSFEPPTDHKFVLFANRDEFYERQASPMQWWKDNHEILAGKDISSGGTWLGIGKDGRFGAITNYKEPVNKEKNIVSRGLLIKEYLENPGFNALAYFDQIDGNSYSGFSLILGDKSGVHYFSNRSSAVTSLISGTHALSNILLNSEESKANSVKKDFNKSKESIKDHSGYIEFMFHDKGNIEEENSSYLTPSIGEIPYRFITSKSYGTRCTTVLTISKNGLYEVSEMRFKARGEKCGKSIFSFYPE, from the coding sequence ATGTGCTTAGTTGTCTTTAGTTTTGAACCCCCCACTGATCATAAGTTTGTTTTATTTGCTAATCGGGATGAGTTTTATGAAAGACAGGCAAGTCCAATGCAATGGTGGAAAGATAACCATGAAATATTGGCTGGAAAAGATATAAGTTCAGGAGGAACTTGGTTGGGTATAGGAAAAGATGGAAGATTTGGTGCTATTACTAATTATAAAGAACCAGTGAATAAAGAAAAAAATATAGTATCAAGAGGTTTACTCATTAAGGAGTATTTAGAAAATCCTGGATTTAACGCATTAGCTTATTTTGATCAAATTGATGGAAACAGTTATTCTGGATTTAGCCTAATCTTAGGAGATAAGAGTGGGGTTCATTATTTTTCTAATCGATCATCTGCAGTAACTAGTCTTATTAGCGGAACTCATGCTCTATCAAATATCCTTTTAAATTCAGAAGAATCTAAAGCTAATAGTGTAAAAAAGGACTTTAATAAAAGTAAAGAATCTATTAAAGATCATTCAGGATATATTGAATTTATGTTTCATGATAAAGGCAACATAGAGGAAGAGAACTCATCTTACTTAACTCCATCAATAGGGGAGATACCATATAGGTTTATTACCTCTAAATCGTATGGCACACGTTGCACAACTGTTCTAACGATAAGTAAAAATGGGTTATATGAAGTTTCCGAAATGAGATTTAAAGCTAGAGGAGAAAAGTGCGGAAAGTCTATTTTTTCTTTTTACCCTGAATAA
- a CDS encoding DUF4212 domain-containing protein → MIDQDINKSYWKSNIKIILILLLIWFLCSFALGILFVDWLNGFKIGGFKLGFWFAQQGSIFSFVLIIFIYVFLMKKLDKKYTNKED, encoded by the coding sequence ATGATAGACCAAGATATTAATAAATCTTACTGGAAATCAAATATAAAAATAATTTTAATATTATTACTTATCTGGTTTTTGTGTTCTTTTGCTCTTGGGATATTATTTGTAGATTGGTTGAATGGATTTAAAATAGGCGGTTTTAAATTAGGGTTTTGGTTTGCACAGCAAGGAAGTATTTTTTCTTTTGTTCTAATAATATTTATTTATGTTTTTTTGATGAAAAAATTAGATAAAAAATATACTAATAAAGAAGATTAG